Below is a genomic region from Synergistaceae bacterium.
TACAAAAGCTGCTCCAACTCCATGATTGCGAAGATCGCCCTCGTGAAGGAATATCCGGACCTGATCGAACGCTTCTACAGAGCCCTGGCCAAGGCCTCCTATTACATTTACTGCAACCCGAAAGCGGCTGCGGACATCACGCTCAAAGAATGGACCTCCATCAAGATCAACCTCGACGCGGCCACGAAAATCATGGAAACCGCACTGGTTCCCATGCTGGGGGGTAAAAACGTCCTGGAGGGCAAGACCATCGGCATGCACAACAAGAGTTCCTGGGAACTGGTCATGGCGGACTACGTGAAGATGGGAATTGTCAAGGCGCCCATCCCTACGGAGAAATGCTTCACCAATCAGTTTATCGAGGGTATCAACAAATTTGACCGCGCCCCGATCAAGGCTGCTGCTGAAGCTTATAGCGCTTATTAGCTCTACCCTGCCCACCAGGTTTCACAGGCAGTTGGGAGGACAAAGAGAGTCGTCCCGGCGGCAAAACGCGGGGACGACCTCTATTTTCCCCAAAAAGGAGAGACGTGATTGTATACGGTTGAAGAAATGGAAAAAATTGCCCGTCTTATCCGTTGTGATACCCTTAAAGCCATCTATCTGGCAGGCTCCGGCCACCCTGGAGGATGCCTGTCGGCTGTGGATATCCTTACGGCGCTGTATTTTTACAAGCTGCGTATCGACCCGAAAAATCCAGCCTGGGCGGATCGTGACCGATTTTTGCTCGGCAAGGGACACGCCGCTCCCGCTCTTTTTGCCGCTCTCGCCCACCGGGGATTCTTCGATATCTCGCACATGAAACGGTTGCGCCTTCATGACGGTATGCTGCAGGCCACGCCGAACCTGAAGGTTCCCGGGGCTGATTTTTCCTCGGGGTCCCTTGGACAGAACCTTTCAGTGGGCGTTGGCATGGCCCTTGCAGGCAGGATCAGGAAGCAGAGGTATAAAACTTACGTGCTGCTGGGCGACGGTGAGCTTCAGGAGGGACAGATCTGGGAAGCCGCTATGGCCGCGTCTCATTACAGGCTGGGTAACCTCGTGGCAATACTGGACAACAACCACATCCAGCTTTGCGACGATACCCGCCATGTTATGAGCATCGGGGATCCCGAGGAAAAATTTAAAAGCTTCGGCTGGAATACGACGTCCGTTAACGGGCATGACATTCCTGCGCTTATGAAGGTTTTCGATGACGTTCCCGACCAGCCGGAAGGCACTCCCACCTTTATTGCGGCTGAAACAATCAAAGGCAGGGGAGTCTCTTTCATGGAAGGAACCGCGGCGTGGCACGGCGGTTGCCCTACCGAAGAACAGATGAAACAGGTCACGCTCGAGCTTGGAGGTGGCACACTATGATCGCCAACAGGATCGCCTACGGGGAAACCCTGATAGAATTGGCAAAAGAACGGGAAGATATCGTGGTTTTGGACGCTGATGCCGGTAAATCCACCGGTGTGCTGCCTTTTTTGAAGGTATTTCCGGACCGGTATATTCAATGTGGCATCGCGGAGCAAAACATGGTTGGAATTGCCGCGGGCCTTGCCGCCTGCGGTCTGTGTCCCTTCCTGGCCACCTTTGCCGTATTCACCAGTATGCGTGCGGTAGAGCAGGTGCGTAATTCTGTCTGTTACTCCAACCTGAACGTCAAGGTTACAGGAACCCACGCCGGACTCGAGACTGGCGGCGACGGCGGCACCCATCAGGCCGTCGAGGACATTGCCATCATGCGCGCTCTGCCCGGCATGCGGGTGTTGACGCCGTCTACTCCCAACGCCACCCGTAAGCTGACCCGGCTGGCTGCGGAAAAACATGGTCCCTTTTACATCCGCCTGGGTAAAGACCCCGCTCCTGAATTTTACGGAGAAGAAGAGCTCTTTCCCCTGGGCGGCAGTAAAGAACTTCGTTCCGGCGCCGAGGCGGCTATCCTTTCCTGCGGCAACATGCTGTCCAGAGTAATAGAAGCGGCCGATCTTCTGGAAAAAGAAGGCATACATGCCAGGGTGCTGGATATGTACTCTGTCAAACCCATCGACAGGGAAGCCATCGTCAGAGCGGCTCACGAGACGCAAGGCCTCGTTACAGTGGAGGATCACGTGACAATCGGCGGGCTGGGCGGCGCCGTCGCGGAGATACTCACTCAGTATGCTCCCGCTAAGCTGACTCGGGTGGGGCTTGAGGATACCTTCGGGCGTTCTGGCATTCCCCTGGAGCTTTATAAGTTGTTTGGCCTGACGCCGGAAGCCATTGCGGAAGCTGTAAGGGAATTGTTGAAATGAAAATGAAACTGTGTTATCAGGTCGCCACACCCGATGTTCTGCCTGCGCCAGGGGTTACGGCCTATCAGGGAGACATCGACGCTGCGTTCCGACGGCTCAGAGAGTGCGGCTATACCGGCGCGGAGCTCATGGTGGCAAACCCCGCCCAGGTGGATGCTGATCGAATCTTTTCCTTATCGAAGCAATACGAGCTGGATATTCCAATGGTGTGTACCGGAGAGATCTACGGACAGGAGCATCTGTCTTTCAGCGCTCTGGACGACAATATTCGCAACTCCGCCATCTCTTACGCGAAAAGTGCCGTGGACCTGGCGCAGGCGCTGGGAGCACAAATCAACATCGGCAGACTTCGAGGTGAATACGTTTACGGAGCCTCAAAGGAGCTGTGCCGTCAGCGATCCGTGGACGGTCTTCGTGAAATTGCGGCCTATGCCGGAGAACGGAGTGTCATAGTGGCGCTGGAACCTGTCAATTCGATTGCGATTAATTTCATCAACACCACCGGCGAAGGAATTTCCCTGGTGCGTGAAATCGCCCTGCCTGCGCTGAAGCTTATGCTGGACTCCAACCATATGTATATCGACGATAAAGATATGTTGCAAAGCGTGTTTGACGCGGCAGGACTTGTGACTTACGTTCACCTGGTGGACAGCAAC
It encodes:
- a CDS encoding transketolase yields the protein MYTVEEMEKIARLIRCDTLKAIYLAGSGHPGGCLSAVDILTALYFYKLRIDPKNPAWADRDRFLLGKGHAAPALFAALAHRGFFDISHMKRLRLHDGMLQATPNLKVPGADFSSGSLGQNLSVGVGMALAGRIRKQRYKTYVLLGDGELQEGQIWEAAMAASHYRLGNLVAILDNNHIQLCDDTRHVMSIGDPEEKFKSFGWNTTSVNGHDIPALMKVFDDVPDQPEGTPTFIAAETIKGRGVSFMEGTAAWHGGCPTEEQMKQVTLELGGGTL
- a CDS encoding sugar phosphate isomerase/epimerase; this translates as MKMKLCYQVATPDVLPAPGVTAYQGDIDAAFRRLRECGYTGAELMVANPAQVDADRIFSLSKQYELDIPMVCTGEIYGQEHLSFSALDDNIRNSAISYAKSAVDLAQALGAQINIGRLRGEYVYGASKELCRQRSVDGLREIAAYAGERSVIVALEPVNSIAINFINTTGEGISLVREIALPALKLMLDSNHMYIDDKDMLQSVFDAAGLVTYVHLVDSNRLYPGNCKLDFASFIAALRQTGYDGYYSVEVFQRPDQDTALEKSIEYLRPLLES